From Candidatus Schekmanbacteria bacterium, the proteins below share one genomic window:
- a CDS encoding PEP-CTERM sorting domain-containing protein produces MRVWIEKLVFLSFVILIEIVAPNKSEATPIRFIPNLKSITIWERTGGPGPNPYVLDVNSVELTTRLSDPLAPNNKDFMGAYTEFYDVYYSNADGTFNIDGEYLSITAVFGMTYPAGGGLNLAEVELNFFSGESEYGSFVSSYAALGDNAEPASVIFAVDGDLQTHTTMGNTVGLSERLRVTLGFLSSAGPVPEPSTLMLLGTGFAAVLFVRRKRK; encoded by the coding sequence ATGAGAGTTTGGATTGAAAAGCTTGTTTTTTTATCATTTGTCATTCTCATTGAAATTGTCGCACCAAATAAATCTGAAGCTACACCGATACGATTTATTCCTAATTTGAAGTCCATTACTATTTGGGAAAGAACGGGCGGGCCTGGTCCTAATCCATATGTTTTGGATGTCAATAGCGTTGAGTTAACTACGCGTCTTTCAGATCCTCTTGCCCCTAACAATAAGGATTTTATGGGAGCTTATACAGAATTTTATGATGTTTATTATTCAAATGCAGATGGAACTTTTAATATCGATGGAGAATATTTGAGTATTACTGCGGTGTTTGGTATGACATATCCTGCTGGAGGCGGACTTAATCTTGCCGAGGTTGAGCTGAATTTCTTTTCAGGCGAAAGTGAGTATGGAAGTTTTGTTTCAAGCTATGCTGCATTAGGAGATAATGCGGAACCCGCTTCGGTTATATTTGCCGTTGATGGAGATTTACAGACACATACAACTATGGGTAATACTGTTGGGCTGTCTGAGAGACTTCGTGTGACATTGGGATTCCTTTCATCAGCAGGTCCTGTCCCGGAGCCATCGACATTGATGCTTCTTGGTACAGGTTTTGCGGCAGTTTTATTTGTAAGGCGAAAAAGGAAATAA
- a CDS encoding PEP-CTERM sorting domain-containing protein produces the protein MIKNKRNLKIAMSLLIFFVSICICSSSQALTISWVDWTSQDYYTWGEVDGNVNGVSVTYTGYFQNAQTGGGINFWSYNPTTYTAPPVVDNPPPDSDMIRPSTYSSLVIHTVTFSQPVVDPVIAIMALGDNTHSTWFQFDRGFDLLNVGSGYTGPGQLWKSGLRLIGKNGSGLIQFPGIVSSVSWRTSKDYSFDPIFQVGISDLANPPVPEPSSFILLAVGISSILTYRNFKK, from the coding sequence ATGATTAAAAACAAAAGAAATTTAAAGATAGCAATGAGTTTACTAATATTTTTTGTCTCTATTTGTATATGCTCGTCTTCCCAAGCGCTAACGATTTCATGGGTGGATTGGACTTCGCAGGATTATTACACATGGGGTGAAGTTGATGGTAATGTTAACGGTGTATCTGTTACATATACTGGTTATTTTCAAAATGCACAAACTGGGGGGGGGATTAACTTTTGGTCATACAATCCCACTACATATACAGCCCCGCCAGTGGTTGATAATCCTCCACCTGATTCTGATATGATTCGTCCAAGTACATATTCCTCATTAGTAATTCATACGGTTACTTTTTCACAACCAGTTGTGGACCCTGTAATAGCGATTATGGCTTTGGGTGACAATACACATTCGACATGGTTTCAATTTGATAGAGGTTTTGATTTATTAAATGTTGGTTCAGGTTACACTGGTCCAGGACAACTATGGAAATCCGGTTTGCGTTTAATAGGGAAAAACGGAAGTGGACTGATTCAATTTCCGGGAATTGTGTCATCTGTCAGCTGGAGGACAAGTAAAGATTATAGTTTTGACCCTATATTTCAGGTTGGAATTTCAGACCTTGCAAATCCTCCGGTTCCAGAACCGTCATCTTTTATCTTATTGGCTGTTGGCATAAGTAGTATTCTAACATATCGAAATTTTAAAAAATGA